A window of Diospyros lotus cultivar Yz01 chromosome 14, ASM1463336v1, whole genome shotgun sequence contains these coding sequences:
- the LOC127791031 gene encoding myb-related protein 306-like, producing MGRIPCCAKDGVKKGPWTPEEDVKLVSCIQEHGSGNWRSVPANAGLRRCSKSCRLRWTNYLRPGIKRGNFTKREDKLIISLQALLGNRWAAIASYLPQRTDNDIKNYWNTHLKKMIKSHGGQNQEGVSSSRSLSKGLWEKRLQTDINKTKKALSEALSLDKQSTLPEPKTSKGSNQPSASYVSSTGNIARLLKNWMKEPPKSSQTAARETTSQTSITNTPFLTGSSSTARTTFAPGSSSINTEASPKAVPVGLDSIFSFTPPYNLDASMIVDKVANATPATATLKQGERKPKFDQAPLCVKDVNGFEKVGMMSENEKGIVQKQNTNGVSSESDPMHEMMKKSSGDFSD from the exons atggGTAGAATTCCTTGTTGTGCCAAGGATGGTGTGAAGAAAGGGCCATGGACGCCGGAAGAGGATGTCAAATTGGTTTCGTGCATTCAAGAGCATGGATCGGGAAATTGGAGATCTGTTCCCGCTAATGCTg GTTTGCGTAGATGTAGCAAAAGTTGCAGGCTGAGGTGGACTAATTATCTTCGCCCTGGCATCAAACGTGGAAACTTCACTAAACGTGAAGATAAATTGATCATCAGTCTTCAAGCCCTTCTTGGAAATAG GTGGGCTGCAATAGCGTCCTATCTCCCCCAGAGAACTGACAATGATATCAAGAATTATTGGAACACTCAtttgaagaagatgataaaaagCCATGGAGGCCAAAACCAGGAGGGTGTCTCCTCTTCAAGGTCCTTGTCCAAAGGGCTATGGGAGAAAAGGCTGCAAACTGACATCAACAAGACTAAGAAAGCTTTGAGCGAGGCTTTGTCCTTGGACAAACAAAGCACTTTACCTGAGCCAAAGACATCTAAAGGCTCAAACCAACCATCTGCCAGTTATGTATCCAGTACTGGAAACATAGCGAGGTTGCTCAAAAACTGGATGAAGGAGCCCCCAAAGTCATCTCAAACTGCAGCTAGGGAAACCACTTCCCAGACCTCCATCACTAATACCCCTTTCCTTACAG GTTCATCCAGCACTGCTCGGACCACTTTTGCACCAGGATCATCCAGCATCAATACTGAAGCATCACCAAAGGCGGTGCCAGTAGGCCTTGACTCCATTTTCAGCTTCACTCCTCCTTATAACCTTGATGCTTCCATGATCGTGGATAAGGTTGCAAACGCAACGCCTGCAACTGCTACCCTTAAGCAAGGCGAGAGGAAGCCAAAATTTGATCAAGCTCCTCT TTGTGTCAAGGATGTTAATGGCTTTGAGAAGGTTGGAATGATGTCTGAAAATGAGAAAGGTATTGTTCAGAAGCAAAATACAAATGGAGTTTCTAGCGAAAGTGATCCTATGCAcgagatgatgaagaaaagtTCTGGAGATTTCTCTGATTAG